Within Bradymonas sediminis, the genomic segment ATCACGATTCAAATCCTCGACGGGCTCACCGAGGCCCACGCGAAGTCGGTGATCCACCGCGATCTCAAGCCGCGCAATATCTTTATGCTCGAGCTGAACCGGCGCGGCGATTATGTCAAAATCCTGGACTTTGGCATCGCCAAGTCCATGCGCGCCGGGGAGTCGGAGCTGACCAAGACGGGCGTGGTGTGCGGGACGCCGTCTTATCTGGCGCCCGAGCTCCTGATCACCCAGCAGGTCAGCCCGGGGTCGGACCTCTATTCGGTGGGGCTGGTCTTTTTGGAGATGCTCACCGGGCGCCGAGCGTTTAAGGCCGACACGATGGCGCGCACCTTTTTTATGCAGCTGCGCCACCCGGTGCCGATCCCGGCGGGGTATCGAGGCACGCCGCTTGAGAAATTCCTGCTGCATGCCCTGGCCAAACACCCCGACGACCGCTTCTTGAGCGCCCAGGAGATGATCGACGAGCTCGAGGTCTTGCGGCTGCAATTCCCCACCGATATTCGCCTGGATCCCGGCTCCATCGACAGCCTGGTGGACTCGGCGGCGTCGAAGGCCCCGGGGATGTCGGCGATTGATAATATGGGGCTTGAGATCCTGCGCGACCCCGCCTGGGCCATCACCCCCACGCCGATGCCCGTGCACCTTGACCCGCCGGTCGGCGACGACGAGCCGACGACGCTGGCGGAGTGGAGCTCCCAAACCAAGCCGTCGCGCGCCGCGCTCGCCCAGTCCGCGGCGCACGGCGACTCCAGCGCCGACCCGCAGGGATTCTCGGCGCCTCAGTCGCCGGCGCTTATCCCCGCCAAGCCGAGGCGCACCGCCCAACCTCTTCGCACCGAAGAGATGGCCCGCGTGGACCGGGCGGATGTCGAGGATGACACCCCGCGCTCGCGCGCCCTATTGTTCGGCGCCTTAGCCCTCGGCCTGGCCGCCGCCCTGGGCCTCACTCTCAGCGCAAATTTCATAAATAATTCAACCACATCTGAGGTGAGCACGGCGTCATCTGAGCCTCCATCTCCCGCCACCCCAGCTTCGAGCAAACCCGGGCTCGCCCCCAAGCCGGACCCGGACTTCGCCTTTATCAACCGCCTCGACGAGCCGGCCGAACCTGTCATCGAACCCGCGCCTGCGGGGGAAAAGGACTCGGATTCGAGCGCGCCCCAGAACGCCAAGCCAGACCCGGCGCCCCCCGAGTCCACGCCGGCGCCACCCACGCCCGCCGACACGGCGACTCCCCAAGCGCCGAGCGCGCCGGCGCCGGCAAAGGCGCCCAAAAAATCGACAAAGAAGACAGCGCCGAGGACGCGCCCGAGACCCGCGCCCAAGAAGCGCGCGCCGACCTCGGTCGACGACATCATGAATAATAACACCATTTTTGGAGACTGATCGCGCCCATGCGTCTTCCCGCCGACATATTGAACGCGCTCCGCTCGCCGGGTCTTCGGGTAGCCGCGATGCTTATGATTGCCCTGGCCGCCCTGCCCCTGGCCCCGCAGACGGCGCAGGCCCAGGCGAGCATCAGCGCCGAGGATCTTGCGCGCTTTAAGCTGCGCGTAAGCGACGGAAAGCGGCTTTTTGAGATGGGAAAATACCGCGCCTCGATCGAGCAATTCGAGGCCGCCCGCGACATCTACGACCACTCGCGCCTGCTCTTTAATATCGCCCAATCCTATAAAGCGATGAACGCCTGCGCCCAGGCGCGCGCCATGTTCGATCGCTACCTGGCGGTCCCCGATATCGACCCGAAGATGCGCCAGCACGCGACCTCACTGCGCGAGGAGCTGGCCGACTCATGCGTCGAAGAAGGCACGCTGCAGGTTCACTGCACGCCCAAAAACGCAACACTGACGCTGACACAGCTTACGCCCGACGGCGCCCGCGAGGCCGCCCAGCCGGCGAGCTGCCCCCTGGATTCGAAGCTGCGCGTCGGGCGCTACGAGCTCCGCGCGCAGGCGCCCGGGTTTGTCCCCAGCGCCCAGCAAATTGAGGTGCGCCGCGACGAAACCCAGAGTCTGCGGCTGACCCTGGAGGCCGAGCCGCGCTTGCTGGACCCGGAGCTCGAAGAGGTCCTTATCTACTCCACGATCGGCGTGGGCGCGGCGACCGTGGTGGCCGGATTCATCTCCGATTATACGGCGGTCTCGCGGCTCGACGAACTCCACCAAGCCCAGCGCGCGCAGGACGCCCGCGCGGTGGCCGAACTGCGCGATCAGGCCGACACCGCCTCGACGCGCAGCGCGATCCTCTACGGGGTCGGCGGCGTGATTTTGGCCGGCGGCGTGACCTGGAAGATCATCCAGATGAGCGCGAACTCCGAAGGCGATACGCGAGCCCACGCCCGCCAAACCGGGGCGGATTCAGCCAAGGCCGGCGCGCAATTTTCGGTCGACATTGGCCTCAATAATATCTCAACGCGCCTTGATTGGTGATTGATAATTTTTTCGATGATGAATTGGATAGGCTTGAACCACTGATGACTCCTCAGAACCCACATATCCGCAGCAACCGACGCGGCGACTGGCGCCACGCGATCGCCATCGCCGCGATCGGGTGGGCGATCCTGGGCGCGAGCGGATGCCAGCCCGAGGCGTCGAATTGCAGCGCGGACACGGATTGCGAGGCGGGTTGGGAATGCGCGTCCGGCGGCGGACTCCTGGTGCGCGGCGGCGTGTGTGTGCTGCGCGACGAGGTCGCGCGCCCCGACGCCGGCCCGGGCGACGACGCGATGGACGCCGAAGATATACAGACAGACGGCGGCGATGCCGGGGAGTGCATACCCCAGACCTGCGCAGACCTCGGGGCGACCTGCGGAGTGGTCGACGATGGATGCGGCGACGCGCTTTCGTGCGGCGGCGCCGAGTGCGTCGCGTCGTTGAGCGCGGGCGCGCAGCATAGCTGTGCGGTGCGCGGCGATGGCAGCATTTTTTGCTGGGGCGCCAATCAGGGCGGGCAATTGGGCAGCGGTGATTTCGAGGACCAGCTCACCCCCACGCGTGTGCTGATGTCGAGCGTGGACTTCAAGGCCACCGCGGTCAGCACCGGCCAGCAGCACTCCTGCGCGCTCAACGAAAAAGGCCTTGCCTGGTGCTGGGGCTCCAACCAACTTGTCGGCTCCGGAGAATGCTTCGGCCAACTCGGCACCGGCGATGATTGCGCGACGCTGCCGCGCACCAACCGTCCCGCCATCGCGGTCGACCGCGAGCAGGTAGACCCCAGGGTCGTCTCATTGCAGACCCGCGAGAACCTAAATTGCATGCGCAACCACGCCGGCCAGGCGTATTGCTGGGGAAGCGGCGCCCACGGCCAGGTCGGAAATGGCGACAGCCTCGCGGCCAACATCGCGCCGGCGAAGGTGCAGGGCTATGCGGGAGAATTTCTCGCGCTCGGGCTCTCCGAATGCTACGCGTGCGGGCTCAGCGCAGACGGGCTGGTCTGCTGGGGCGACTTCGCCGACGGATGCAGCGGCTCCGGCGAGCAAAACCAGGCCGTGGTGCACTTCGACGCGTTTCAGTTTGAGACCAGCGCCTGCGTCGCGCCGCACGGCTGCATCGCCGGCGGCCGGGCCCACACCTGCTTTATCGACGCGCTCGGAAAGCTCTATTGCTTCAATGACAACGCATCTGGCCAGTTGGGCGTCGACCCCGCGACGCCGCAGAGCCCGACCCCGGTCGAGGTTAGCGGGTTGCCTGGCTTCGTGATTCAGGTGGTCGCGGGGGACCAATTTAGCTGCGCCCTGCAGAGCAATGGGGATGTCTATTGCTGGGGCGCCAATGGGTCCGGCCAGCTCGGCGACGCCAGCCAGACCGCCTCCTATACGCCGGTCAAGGTCGGGCTGAGCGCGCCCGCCGCGCGCATCAGCGCGGGCGATTCACACGCGTGTGCCGCGCTGGAGTCGGGGGAGATTCAATGCTGGGGCGACAATGGGAAGGGGCAATTGGGCAATGGAACCTCGGGCAGCGGCGCACTCGCCGCATCGCCGGTCACGGTGCAATTTTGAGAGTTTATCATTGCAACATCGCCCCGCAGCAGGGTGCACCAGCGTCGCCAAGGGAACTTCACTCCCCAGAACGCGCGGATTACGTGACAACTTGGCACGCCCCGCGCCGCCGACGCCCGATGTGCTTGAATTCCCTACACCTGCGCATAATGTGTGATAACCGCACCGCGCAGGCTCCCACGGGCACGTGGGCCCGCGATCTGCACAAATCAGATCGATTTTGGTATACTTAGTGCAAGTGTTTC encodes:
- a CDS encoding serine/threonine protein kinase, which translates into the protein MRDKAPTSLRDTEMPREGDVIDGRYLVDKVIGRGGMSCIVRARQLTMQRDVAIKLLHPHVAEDAATLTRFEREVHLAKSLAHPNIIQYYDYGTLDNGSMYLVMELLNGCDLHALIQQEGTLGLHRAIDITIQILDGLTEAHAKSVIHRDLKPRNIFMLELNRRGDYVKILDFGIAKSMRAGESELTKTGVVCGTPSYLAPELLITQQVSPGSDLYSVGLVFLEMLTGRRAFKADTMARTFFMQLRHPVPIPAGYRGTPLEKFLLHALAKHPDDRFLSAQEMIDELEVLRLQFPTDIRLDPGSIDSLVDSAASKAPGMSAIDNMGLEILRDPAWAITPTPMPVHLDPPVGDDEPTTLAEWSSQTKPSRAALAQSAAHGDSSADPQGFSAPQSPALIPAKPRRTAQPLRTEEMARVDRADVEDDTPRSRALLFGALALGLAAALGLTLSANFINNSTTSEVSTASSEPPSPATPASSKPGLAPKPDPDFAFINRLDEPAEPVIEPAPAGEKDSDSSAPQNAKPDPAPPESTPAPPTPADTATPQAPSAPAPAKAPKKSTKKTAPRTRPRPAPKKRAPTSVDDIMNNNTIFGD
- a CDS encoding PEGA domain-containing protein, with translation MLMIALAALPLAPQTAQAQASISAEDLARFKLRVSDGKRLFEMGKYRASIEQFEAARDIYDHSRLLFNIAQSYKAMNACAQARAMFDRYLAVPDIDPKMRQHATSLREELADSCVEEGTLQVHCTPKNATLTLTQLTPDGAREAAQPASCPLDSKLRVGRYELRAQAPGFVPSAQQIEVRRDETQSLRLTLEAEPRLLDPELEEVLIYSTIGVGAATVVAGFISDYTAVSRLDELHQAQRAQDARAVAELRDQADTASTRSAILYGVGGVILAGGVTWKIIQMSANSEGDTRAHARQTGADSAKAGAQFSVDIGLNNISTRLDW
- a CDS encoding RCC1 domain-containing protein; protein product: MTPQNPHIRSNRRGDWRHAIAIAAIGWAILGASGCQPEASNCSADTDCEAGWECASGGGLLVRGGVCVLRDEVARPDAGPGDDAMDAEDIQTDGGDAGECIPQTCADLGATCGVVDDGCGDALSCGGAECVASLSAGAQHSCAVRGDGSIFCWGANQGGQLGSGDFEDQLTPTRVLMSSVDFKATAVSTGQQHSCALNEKGLAWCWGSNQLVGSGECFGQLGTGDDCATLPRTNRPAIAVDREQVDPRVVSLQTRENLNCMRNHAGQAYCWGSGAHGQVGNGDSLAANIAPAKVQGYAGEFLALGLSECYACGLSADGLVCWGDFADGCSGSGEQNQAVVHFDAFQFETSACVAPHGCIAGGRAHTCFIDALGKLYCFNDNASGQLGVDPATPQSPTPVEVSGLPGFVIQVVAGDQFSCALQSNGDVYCWGANGSGQLGDASQTASYTPVKVGLSAPAARISAGDSHACAALESGEIQCWGDNGKGQLGNGTSGSGALAASPVTVQF